Below is a genomic region from Eulemur rufifrons isolate Redbay chromosome 24, OSU_ERuf_1, whole genome shotgun sequence.
TTAATCCTAAAGTACTTTGTAATCCCAACAGGCATTATAAACCCTTAAGTGCTCCGTTATACCTCCCTTTGAAACCTCTCCAAACATATTTTCAATCCCAAAGTATTCCATAAACCCTGGAATATTTTTAATCCAAAAGTGTAAACCCTACAGAGGGATTTTTAATGCCCAAAGCACCCTGTCAGCTGCAAAGTGGGTTGAATAAGCCAGTGAGGGCTGAGCAGCCTGGGGTTGCTGTTTGGAGTGAGACAtggtctccttttttttttttttgagacagagcctcgctctgttgcccgggctacagtgagtgccgtggcgtcagcctagctcacagcaacctcaaactgctgggctcaagcaatcctcctgcctcagcctcccgagtagctgggactacaggcatgtgccaccatgcccggctaattttttctatatatatatttagctgtctatataatttctttctatttttagtagagatggggtctcaatcttgctcaggctggtctcgaactcctgagctcaaacgatccgcccacctcggcctcccagagtgctaggattacaggcctgagccaccgcgcccggccagacatGGTCTCCTTGTTTGTCCTCCCAGGTACCCAGGATGGAGGAGAAAGAGGCCCTGTTGCCCATCCAGAAGGCCATGGACAGCTGGCACCCAGAGCCCCATCCCCgggtggccttctggatcctgaAACTGCCACGGCGGAAACCCCACCAGCATGTCCCAGAGCGCAGCCACTGGCTCAGTGAGAAGCGACACCGCCTGCAGGCCATCCGGGATGGGCTCCGTGAAGGCACCCATGAGGACGTCCTCGAAGAGGGGACCCAGAGCTCCTCCCATGCCAGGCTGCCGGCCCGCAAGACCCATTTCCTATACATCTTCAGACCCTCCCAGCAGCTATAGG
It encodes:
- the DKKL1 gene encoding dickkopf-like protein 1 isoform X2, which gives rise to MWQPLVLLLLLSALVPPSTAAPIRDADAQESSLGLLSLQNLLQSFSRLFMKDDLLQDMDSFFSAPMDFRGLPRNYHQEENHERRLGNNTLSSHLQIDKVPRMEEKEALLPIQKAMDSWHPEPHPRVAFWILKLPRRKPHQHVPERSHWLSEKRHRLQAIRDGLREGTHEDVLEEGTQSSSHARLPARKTHFLYIFRPSQQL